From the Maioricimonas rarisocia genome, one window contains:
- the cas2 gene encoding CRISPR-associated endonuclease Cas2, which yields MRQVHLIAYDIADVKRYRQVYKAMCGHGDPLQYSVFRCELSEIELHGLKETLWPILNLAEDRVMIVDLGPVEGRGDDCIEYWGEPRVAPPDRAATIV from the coding sequence ATGCGACAGGTTCATCTGATTGCGTATGATATTGCCGATGTGAAGCGGTACCGGCAGGTTTACAAAGCAATGTGCGGCCACGGCGACCCGCTGCAGTACTCGGTCTTCCGTTGCGAACTGTCGGAAATCGAGTTACATGGATTGAAGGAGACGCTCTGGCCGATCCTCAATCTGGCCGAAGATCGGGTGATGATCGTCGACCTGGGCCCCGTCGAGGGCCGCGGCGACGACTGCATCGAGTACTGGGGCGAGCCGCGAGTCGCTCCCCCCGACCGAGCGGCGACGATCGTGTAG
- the cas4g/cas1g gene encoding CRISPR-associated endonuclease Cas4g/Cas1g, translating to MIDNVHHQHSTSHEPQHDTPDAANSTPTPSTTPPPTSTAEPPGADRPPEADALIPVRMLNEFTYCPRLGYLEWVQGEWADNLETRQGTFGHRHVDKPDRKSISAPKEPADAEKQDGDVIHARSIMLAADQEELLAKLDLLEIDGDRATPVDYKRGKAPDIPEGAYEPERVQLCAQGLVLRENGYACDEGVLYFIGSRRRVVIPFDDELIARTRQLVQQFRETARAGAIPPPLDDSPKCPRCSLVGICLPDETNLLREAATADTPPTKDGLRRLLPSRNDALPMYVQDQGVMIGKSGDRLTVKQKGEQLSSSRLIDVSQVSVFGNVMFSAPALRELTIRGIPVCHFTYGGWFHGITSGLTHKNVELRIRQYATAADPAGSLDIARRLIMGKIRNARTLLRRHLGDREAPVLRQLNEYHRRAGHAPTAETLLGLEGMAAKEYFAAFFTLLSGRHEFDVNGRNRRPPRDPVNAVLSFVYSLLVKELTVTLQAVGFDPMLGFFHTPRYGRPSLALDLSEEFRPLVADSVVMTVFNNGEVTGDAFIERAGAVTLTDAGRRSVIAAFERRLETEITHPIFGYRICYRRILEVQARLLARCVLGELHEYPSFCTR from the coding sequence ATGATCGACAACGTTCACCACCAACACTCCACCAGCCACGAGCCGCAGCACGACACTCCCGATGCCGCCAACTCAACACCAACCCCGTCCACCACCCCGCCGCCGACTTCCACGGCCGAGCCGCCTGGGGCCGACAGACCGCCGGAGGCGGACGCCCTCATCCCCGTCCGCATGCTCAACGAGTTCACCTACTGCCCGCGCCTGGGCTACCTCGAATGGGTGCAGGGAGAATGGGCCGACAACCTCGAAACCCGCCAGGGCACCTTCGGCCATCGACACGTCGACAAGCCCGACCGCAAATCGATCTCTGCTCCGAAAGAGCCTGCCGACGCAGAGAAGCAGGACGGCGACGTCATTCACGCCCGCTCGATCATGCTTGCTGCCGATCAGGAGGAACTGCTCGCCAAACTCGACCTGCTCGAGATCGACGGCGACCGGGCCACGCCGGTCGACTACAAACGGGGCAAGGCTCCCGACATCCCCGAAGGTGCCTACGAGCCCGAACGCGTCCAGCTGTGTGCCCAGGGGCTCGTCCTTCGCGAGAACGGCTACGCATGCGACGAGGGGGTGCTGTACTTCATCGGCTCGCGGCGGCGGGTCGTCATTCCCTTCGACGACGAACTGATCGCCCGCACCCGCCAGCTCGTGCAGCAGTTTCGCGAGACAGCCCGTGCCGGAGCGATCCCTCCGCCGCTCGACGACAGCCCCAAATGCCCGCGATGCTCGCTCGTCGGCATCTGCCTGCCCGACGAAACCAACCTGCTTCGCGAGGCGGCCACGGCCGACACGCCGCCCACAAAGGACGGCTTGCGGCGACTGCTCCCGTCGCGCAACGACGCCCTGCCGATGTACGTGCAGGACCAGGGCGTGATGATCGGCAAGTCGGGTGACCGGCTCACCGTCAAGCAGAAGGGAGAACAGCTCAGCAGCAGCCGGCTCATCGACGTCTCGCAGGTGTCGGTCTTCGGCAACGTGATGTTCTCGGCTCCGGCCCTCCGCGAGTTGACGATTCGGGGCATCCCCGTCTGTCACTTCACGTACGGTGGGTGGTTCCACGGCATCACCAGCGGACTGACGCACAAGAACGTCGAACTGCGAATTCGCCAGTATGCCACCGCTGCCGACCCGGCCGGCTCGCTCGACATTGCCCGCCGGCTCATCATGGGCAAGATCCGCAATGCCCGTACGCTGCTCCGCCGGCACCTGGGGGACCGCGAAGCCCCCGTGCTCCGGCAGCTCAACGAGTACCACCGCCGGGCCGGGCACGCTCCCACGGCCGAGACGCTCCTCGGCCTCGAGGGGATGGCGGCGAAGGAGTACTTCGCGGCGTTCTTTACACTACTGTCCGGCCGGCACGAGTTCGACGTCAACGGTCGCAATCGCAGGCCGCCGCGCGATCCCGTCAATGCCGTGCTGTCGTTCGTCTACAGCCTGCTGGTGAAGGAACTGACGGTCACGCTGCAGGCGGTTGGATTCGATCCCATGCTGGGTTTCTTCCACACGCCCCGGTACGGAAGGCCTTCGCTGGCACTCGATCTGTCGGAGGAGTTCCGTCCGCTGGTCGCCGACTCGGTCGTCATGACGGTCTTCAACAATGGCGAGGTGACCGGCGATGCCTTCATCGAACGGGCCGGGGCCGTCACGCTGACGGACGCAGGCCGGCGATCGGTCATTGCGGCGTTCGAACGGCGACTCGAGACCGAGATCACGCATCCCATCTTCGGGTACCGCATCTGTTACCGCCGCATTCTCGAGGTGCAGGCCCGGCTGCTGGCCCGCTGCGTGCTGGGCGAACTGCACGAGTACCCCAGCTTCTGCACCCGCTGA